Proteins encoded in a region of the Polycladomyces subterraneus genome:
- the speE gene encoding polyamine aminopropyltransferase — protein sequence MDQFETELWYTEKQTPNHGITTRINRTLHHEKSEYQSIDVMETRQFGNMLVLDGMVMTTDKDEFVYHEMITHVAMNTHPEPKNVLVVGGGDGGAIREILKHSTVETATLVEIDGRVIEVSKQFFPEIAGRLDDPRVQVRVEDGIQHIREHRNVYDVILVDSTEPIGPAVGLFQKPFYQGIYDALREDGIMVAQTESPWFNRDLIRQVFRDISDIFPITRLYTASIPTYPSGLWSFTIGSKKFDPVEIDESKLPRLETRYYRPEMHKALFQLPQFVQELIEK from the coding sequence ATGGATCAATTTGAAACGGAACTCTGGTATACCGAGAAACAAACACCCAATCACGGGATTACCACCCGGATCAACCGGACGTTGCATCACGAAAAATCCGAGTATCAGTCGATCGATGTGATGGAAACGCGTCAGTTTGGCAACATGCTGGTGCTTGACGGTATGGTAATGACGACGGACAAAGATGAGTTTGTCTATCATGAGATGATTACCCATGTCGCCATGAACACCCATCCGGAACCCAAAAACGTATTGGTAGTGGGTGGTGGTGATGGTGGTGCGATCCGCGAAATTCTGAAGCACTCGACAGTAGAGACGGCCACATTGGTGGAGATCGACGGGCGCGTGATCGAGGTGTCCAAGCAATTCTTCCCGGAAATCGCTGGCCGTCTGGACGATCCGCGTGTGCAGGTCCGCGTGGAAGACGGCATCCAGCACATCCGGGAGCATCGTAACGTGTACGACGTTATTTTGGTGGATTCCACCGAACCGATCGGTCCGGCGGTAGGGTTGTTCCAAAAACCGTTTTATCAGGGGATTTATGATGCGTTGCGTGAAGACGGCATCATGGTGGCCCAGACGGAATCCCCGTGGTTCAACCGCGATTTGATCCGCCAAGTGTTCCGCGACATCTCGGACATTTTCCCGATCACGCGGCTGTATACGGCCAGCATCCCCACCTACCCGAGCGGATTGTGGAGTTTCACCATCGGTTCGAAAAAGTTCGATCCGGTAGAGATCGACGAAAGCAAGCTGCCGCGCCTCGAAACCCGTTATTATCGCCCGGAGATGCACAAAGCCCTTTTCCAACTGCCGCAATTTGTCCAAGAATTGATCGAAAAGTGA
- a CDS encoding YwhD family protein, with amino-acid sequence MKKNKSGFNIIRNDSTTHGGYATGTLNLSNLSSVLIDGDQAKIDLGLIHAKSAVERGIKWATDLEQVPNGKKYWVVWVAVDRNEKGPHYAGVTACSMVIDREARIGWKILPEHVNRMDDALKRRIKLAGLNDVEKKALRDLLISHNEEMWNNSGDELKQALATTEN; translated from the coding sequence ATGAAAAAAAACAAGTCCGGTTTCAATATCATTCGAAACGATTCCACCACTCACGGTGGATATGCTACGGGTACGCTCAATTTGAGCAATCTCTCTTCTGTTCTGATTGACGGGGATCAAGCCAAAATCGATTTGGGTCTGATCCATGCCAAAAGCGCAGTGGAGCGGGGAATCAAATGGGCGACGGATCTTGAACAGGTGCCCAACGGCAAAAAGTACTGGGTCGTTTGGGTAGCGGTGGATCGAAATGAAAAGGGACCGCATTATGCCGGTGTGACCGCGTGCTCGATGGTAATCGACCGGGAAGCGCGGATTGGATGGAAGATTCTCCCTGAGCACGTCAACCGGATGGATGATGCCCTGAAGCGGCGGATCAAACTGGCTGGGCTAAATGATGTGGAGAAAAAAGCGCTGCGCGATTTGCTGATCAGCCATAATGAAGAGATGTGGAACAATTCCGGTGACGAACTGAAACAGGCGTTGGCCACCACGGAAAATTGA
- the speB gene encoding agmatinase: MRFDEAYSGNVFIGATQDWDAAQAVIYGMPMDWTVSFRPGSRFGPARVREVSLVLEEYSPYLRHEMAEVKYYDAGDIPLPFGNPEKSVAKIGAFVDEVLSHGKIPFGLGGEHLVTWPVVREVYRHYPDLAVIHLDAHADLRTDYEGEALSHATPLRKIAELIGPQNVYQFGIRSGTKEEFEYAERSGIHFHPFDVVEPLRNELPGLKGRPVYVTVDIDVLDPAFAPGTGTPEPGGITSRELLEAIHLIARSDVRVVGADIVEVAPAYDPTEQTPVAAAKVLREMLIGFVK; this comes from the coding sequence ATGCGGTTTGACGAAGCCTACTCGGGCAATGTGTTCATCGGTGCGACACAGGATTGGGATGCTGCACAGGCCGTTATCTATGGTATGCCAATGGATTGGACTGTCAGCTTCCGTCCGGGTTCCCGGTTCGGCCCGGCGCGGGTGCGCGAAGTGTCATTGGTGCTGGAGGAGTACAGTCCGTATCTTCGTCACGAGATGGCGGAAGTGAAGTATTACGATGCGGGGGACATCCCGTTGCCATTCGGCAATCCGGAGAAAAGTGTCGCAAAGATCGGCGCGTTTGTGGATGAGGTGCTCTCCCACGGCAAAATTCCGTTTGGGCTGGGCGGGGAACATCTCGTCACTTGGCCTGTGGTGCGGGAGGTATACCGGCATTACCCCGATTTGGCCGTGATTCACTTGGATGCCCATGCGGATTTGCGGACCGACTATGAGGGGGAAGCGTTGTCGCATGCCACGCCCCTGCGCAAAATCGCCGAGTTGATCGGGCCACAAAATGTGTATCAGTTTGGGATTCGATCCGGAACCAAGGAAGAGTTCGAGTATGCGGAGCGATCCGGTATTCACTTTCATCCGTTTGACGTGGTGGAACCGCTCCGAAACGAACTGCCCGGATTGAAAGGGCGCCCGGTGTACGTCACCGTGGACATCGACGTATTGGATCCCGCATTTGCGCCGGGAACGGGCACGCCGGAGCCGGGCGGGATCACCTCGCGCGAATTGTTGGAAGCCATCCACTTGATCGCTCGATCGGATGTGCGCGTCGTCGGAGCGGATATTGTCGAGGTGGCGCCTGCTTACGATCCGACGGAGCAGACACCAGTGGCAGCGGCCAAAGTGTTGCGCGAGATGTTGATCGGTTTTGTCAAATAA
- a CDS encoding PTS transporter subunit EIIC: protein MVSKEQALAQAILEHLGGADNVSSLSHCMTRLRVTPKETESVRLEEIRSLEGVLGVVTSTDQLQIILGPGTVTKVAAQLSEMTGIPSGEVRDFRAALQDQNRTSFKLFLRRLANIFVPLIPAIVAGGMIMGLNNVMIYSLHLDEKSALVTMLNAISKVIFAYLAVFVGINTAREFGGTPALGGVAGGLIILQDIEKIPPLFGEPLVPGRGGLIGALLAAWFISVLEKRIRRWVPSSVDIIVTPTLALLVTGVATYWFLQPLGGRISDGITLGLTSLLHHGGIVAGAVLAGTFLPLVMTGLHQGLTPIHMELLNKTGLDPLLPILAMAGAGQVGAAFAIYLKTKNRTLKNVIKGGLPVGILGIGEPLIFGVTLPLGRPFVTACIGAAVGGAFQAVMGVSSVAIGVSGLPLALLIQHGQIASYLIGIIISYVAGFAITYLFGYKEEMDQHYQSATTTSGRTTLTT, encoded by the coding sequence ATGGTATCCAAGGAACAGGCGTTGGCCCAAGCGATTTTGGAACACTTGGGTGGTGCCGACAATGTTTCGTCGCTCAGCCACTGCATGACCCGTTTGCGTGTTACGCCTAAAGAAACGGAATCGGTACGTCTGGAAGAGATTCGTTCACTGGAGGGCGTGCTGGGGGTTGTCACATCGACCGATCAACTTCAGATCATTCTAGGGCCCGGAACCGTCACCAAAGTAGCGGCGCAACTGTCCGAAATGACTGGCATCCCATCGGGGGAGGTACGCGATTTCCGAGCTGCTCTCCAAGATCAAAATCGTACATCATTCAAACTTTTTCTCCGCCGGCTGGCCAACATTTTCGTTCCTTTGATCCCAGCCATCGTTGCCGGTGGGATGATCATGGGACTGAACAATGTGATGATCTACAGTCTACATCTGGACGAGAAAAGTGCTCTGGTTACAATGCTGAACGCGATCAGCAAAGTGATTTTCGCGTATCTTGCCGTCTTCGTCGGGATCAACACTGCACGCGAATTTGGGGGCACACCGGCCTTGGGCGGTGTCGCGGGTGGTCTTATCATTTTGCAGGATATCGAGAAAATCCCCCCTTTGTTCGGAGAGCCTCTCGTTCCCGGTCGCGGCGGGTTGATTGGCGCTTTGCTCGCCGCCTGGTTCATCAGTGTATTGGAAAAGCGTATCCGACGCTGGGTCCCATCCTCCGTCGATATCATCGTCACACCGACGCTGGCATTGCTGGTGACGGGGGTAGCCACGTATTGGTTCCTGCAACCACTGGGAGGCCGGATCTCCGATGGGATCACACTGGGATTGACCTCCTTGCTCCATCACGGCGGAATCGTGGCCGGAGCTGTGTTGGCGGGTACGTTCCTCCCGCTGGTGATGACCGGGTTGCATCAAGGATTGACGCCGATTCATATGGAGTTGTTGAACAAAACCGGACTGGACCCGCTGTTGCCGATCCTGGCCATGGCCGGAGCGGGACAAGTGGGTGCCGCTTTCGCCATCTATCTGAAAACGAAAAATCGTACGCTGAAAAACGTCATCAAAGGCGGATTGCCCGTGGGTATCCTCGGGATCGGGGAACCGCTCATCTTTGGGGTCACCCTGCCATTGGGACGCCCGTTTGTAACCGCTTGCATCGGTGCGGCCGTCGGCGGAGCGTTTCAAGCGGTGATGGGCGTGTCCTCTGTCGCGATCGGGGTATCGGGATTGCCTTTGGCCTTGTTGATCCAGCACGGTCAAATCGCCTCCTATCTGATAGGGATCATCATCTCTTACGTAGCGGGGTTTGCCATCACCTATCTCTTCGGTTACAAGGAAGAGATGGACCAACATTATCAGTCTGCCACCACCACATCAGGCCGAACGACATTGACGACCTGA
- a CDS encoding sensor histidine kinase gives MFFWIGEPTAEPFQTFGSIAGILLVSVVLIVLLFMKQQWIERCPTPAYIMVVTACLVALDALTGDGNNIWLYLLCQGIVSVRLSGEKMGWTTLSFLLSYLMISGLNGWRSQPWWLLIYQALAFGIIGWMSSMLQKARWEASQVKQENRRLLVKVEEANRRLHEYILELEETSRRDYLTGLYNFSGFQEQVTRSLARCGAGQSYHVICVDLVDFQQVNMKQGIDAGDQMLVMLARQLKRKLPPYAQVARYDGDQFAVGVMGDEQVLRQSLETIEEVISGLRAESTLLNFCLGTASYPQEATNASELIRIAEYRLSIEQRRLRHQEEERHRHLEKLSALGQLAAGLAHEIRNPLTSIRGFIQISARESEQVKKWESIILPEIDRINDLLKQFLHLSESRPARFTVFNLDQLMEDVLRLLQPKTMLMGHQLIVQPPVTPVVIEADAEQLKQVLINLIQNGLESLGDGGKVTVRWKEMRDRILIRVEDNGSGIKPEHMSRIFDPFFTTKKDGTGMGLSICHRIISDHGGQIHVTSQPGRGTTFNVHLPICQVSTEKQRSSTDNQDSSGTSQQGTRSEAEHLEESPFPLSRRRLALHPSKLLR, from the coding sequence ATGTTCTTTTGGATCGGAGAACCGACTGCGGAGCCTTTTCAGACGTTTGGTTCTATTGCGGGGATTCTGTTGGTCTCTGTCGTTCTGATCGTTTTGTTGTTCATGAAGCAGCAGTGGATCGAGCGATGCCCAACCCCCGCTTATATCATGGTGGTGACTGCCTGTTTGGTGGCGCTGGATGCGTTGACGGGAGATGGGAACAACATATGGCTGTATTTGTTGTGCCAGGGGATTGTCTCCGTACGACTGTCCGGTGAGAAGATGGGATGGACGACCTTATCGTTTCTCCTTTCCTATTTGATGATTTCTGGGTTGAACGGATGGCGGTCGCAACCGTGGTGGTTATTGATCTATCAGGCTCTGGCTTTCGGTATAATCGGATGGATGAGCTCGATGCTGCAAAAAGCCCGTTGGGAGGCCTCGCAGGTCAAACAAGAGAACCGACGTTTGTTGGTCAAAGTGGAGGAAGCGAATCGGCGTCTGCATGAATACATTCTGGAGCTGGAAGAGACGTCGCGTCGTGATTATTTGACAGGATTGTACAACTTCAGCGGGTTTCAGGAACAGGTGACCCGCAGTTTGGCCCGGTGTGGAGCGGGGCAGTCTTATCATGTCATCTGTGTGGATTTGGTGGATTTTCAACAGGTGAACATGAAGCAGGGCATCGATGCAGGCGATCAGATGCTGGTCATGTTAGCCCGGCAACTGAAGCGAAAACTTCCTCCCTATGCACAGGTGGCCCGCTACGACGGGGATCAGTTCGCGGTGGGAGTGATGGGGGATGAACAGGTGTTGCGCCAAAGCCTGGAGACGATCGAAGAGGTGATCAGTGGGTTGCGGGCGGAGAGCACATTGCTCAACTTTTGTCTGGGAACGGCTTCGTATCCGCAGGAAGCGACCAATGCTTCGGAGTTGATCCGCATCGCCGAGTATCGTCTTTCCATTGAGCAGCGGCGACTACGGCATCAGGAGGAGGAACGCCACCGCCATCTGGAGAAACTGTCCGCACTGGGTCAACTGGCAGCGGGACTGGCGCACGAGATTCGCAACCCGCTGACATCGATCCGCGGGTTTATCCAAATTTCCGCCAGGGAATCGGAACAGGTAAAAAAATGGGAATCCATCATATTACCGGAGATCGATAGGATCAATGATTTGCTGAAACAATTTCTCCATTTGAGCGAATCGCGACCCGCCCGGTTCACAGTGTTCAATCTGGATCAGCTGATGGAGGACGTACTCCGCCTGCTTCAACCCAAAACGATGTTGATGGGACATCAGTTGATCGTTCAACCCCCCGTTACTCCGGTTGTGATCGAGGCAGATGCCGAGCAATTGAAACAAGTGTTGATCAACCTGATCCAAAACGGATTGGAATCCTTGGGGGACGGTGGAAAGGTCACCGTTCGGTGGAAGGAAATGCGGGATCGCATCCTCATTCGGGTGGAGGATAACGGCAGCGGTATCAAGCCGGAACACATGTCACGTATTTTCGATCCGTTCTTTACCACCAAGAAGGACGGTACCGGCATGGGGCTGTCCATTTGCCACCGTATCATTTCCGATCATGGTGGGCAAATCCACGTGACCAGTCAGCCGGGCAGGGGGACCACCTTCAACGTCCACCTGCCCATCTGTCAGGTTTCCACAGAGAAACAGAGGTCGTCCACTGACAATCAGGATAGTTCCGGTACTTCCCAACAGGGGACAAGAAGCGAAGCCGAACACTTGGAGGAATCCCCGTTTCCTCTCTCGCGGAGACGACTTGCTTTGCATCCCTCCAAACTCCTGCGCTAA
- the murQ gene encoding N-acetylmuramic acid 6-phosphate etherase codes for MMEPDLSRLITEQINERTRDLDQMSALEIVRVMNEEDRRVPLAVGEVLPQVAQAVEAMVDTLKQGGHIFYIGAGTSGRLGVLDASECPPTFSADPSWFQGIIAGGDTALRHAVEGAEDDPLQAATDLEEHGFCSRDLLVGLATSGRTPYVIGAVKYAKQTGARTVAITCNPGSVLGKLADIPIEVNVGPEVLVGSTRLKSGTAQKMILNMLSTATMVRMGKVYQNLMVDLQPSNQKLEDRARRIIRQITGVTPEEAEAAWLRCDKEVKTAIISLLTDQTPERARQLLRQAEGQVRKALQLAKKHLSDQ; via the coding sequence ATGATGGAACCGGATTTGTCCAGACTGATTACCGAACAGATCAACGAGCGTACTCGGGATTTGGATCAAATGTCTGCCCTCGAAATCGTGCGTGTGATGAATGAAGAAGACCGGCGCGTTCCACTCGCTGTAGGGGAGGTCCTCCCTCAGGTGGCGCAAGCGGTGGAAGCGATGGTAGATACATTGAAACAAGGAGGACACATTTTTTACATCGGTGCGGGCACCAGCGGTCGGTTGGGCGTGTTGGACGCATCCGAATGCCCGCCCACCTTCAGTGCGGACCCTTCATGGTTTCAAGGGATCATCGCGGGCGGCGACACCGCTTTGCGCCATGCAGTGGAGGGCGCCGAAGATGATCCCCTGCAAGCGGCGACGGATTTAGAAGAACACGGGTTTTGCTCTCGGGATTTGCTTGTCGGATTGGCCACCAGTGGCAGAACACCGTATGTGATCGGTGCTGTAAAGTATGCCAAGCAGACGGGCGCGCGGACGGTGGCTATCACTTGCAACCCGGGATCAGTGTTGGGGAAATTGGCGGACATTCCGATCGAGGTCAATGTGGGTCCGGAAGTGTTGGTCGGATCCACTCGTTTGAAATCCGGAACTGCACAAAAAATGATTCTCAACATGCTGAGTACAGCGACGATGGTGCGAATGGGGAAAGTGTATCAAAACCTGATGGTGGACCTTCAGCCCTCCAATCAAAAGCTGGAGGACCGGGCACGTCGCATCATTCGACAAATCACAGGGGTTACACCCGAGGAAGCAGAGGCTGCATGGCTCCGATGTGACAAGGAAGTGAAGACGGCGATCATATCGCTGCTGACGGACCAAACACCAGAGCGCGCACGGCAATTGTTGCGCCAAGCGGAAGGACAGGTGCGGAAAGCATTGCAGCTTGCGAAAAAACATCTCAGTGATCAGTAG
- a CDS encoding DUF1934 domain-containing protein gives MIPVHLHIRSAIQSKNEWDDAIEQNEVGEFEDRDGQWVLRYWENKGTAEEVRTVVKAGENEVTVIRQGAIAYRQTYRPGHETGSLIHTPAGESEMRVRTLDYRRDRRENGGVIFFSFRLHMGEEEMGQYQLQIEWTEGTERP, from the coding sequence GTGATCCCTGTTCACTTGCACATTCGATCCGCCATTCAGTCGAAAAACGAATGGGATGACGCGATTGAGCAGAACGAAGTGGGAGAATTTGAGGATCGAGACGGGCAGTGGGTATTGCGATACTGGGAAAACAAGGGGACCGCGGAGGAAGTTCGTACTGTGGTGAAGGCGGGAGAAAACGAAGTAACCGTCATTCGCCAAGGAGCCATCGCTTACCGTCAAACCTATCGCCCCGGACACGAGACGGGCAGCCTCATCCACACTCCGGCTGGGGAAAGCGAAATGCGAGTGAGGACGCTGGATTATCGGCGTGACAGGCGAGAAAACGGCGGGGTGATTTTCTTCTCTTTCCGGTTGCATATGGGAGAGGAAGAGATGGGACAATATCAACTCCAGATTGAGTGGACGGAGGGTACGGAGCGACCATGA
- the argS gene encoding arginine--tRNA ligase gives MNVFQRMKETLKEEIRQAVIGAGIAQAEQIPEVMLEVPRDRSHGDLATNIAMQLARVAKKNPREIAAQIVNHINREKAHIRDIQVAGPGFINFFINRSYLAQVLVEIDEAKEAYGRTDAGQGQRVNVEFVSANPTGSLHLGHARGAAVGDSLCNILDAAGYEVTREYYINDAGNQIRMLALSLEARYLQALGHEAEIPEDGYRGQDIIDIAKELVERDGERYVSMEREERLAFFREYGLKRLLDRIREDLERFRVRMDVWFSETSLYESGAVEETLAELKEKGYTYEKDGALWLKSTAFGDDKDRVLIKQDGSYTYLTPDIAYHRNKYARADKVINIWGADHHGYIPRMKAAMAALGLDPDKLTVVVTQMVKLYQGGELVKMSKRTGKAVTMAELMDEVGVDAARYFFGMRSPDTHMDFDMDLAVSQSTDNPVYYVQYAHARINSVFRQAKERGIPLELDRDSLKRLQDDREFDLLQKLADFPSEIVTAAEQLAPNRVVRYLYELATQFHSYYNAERVIGDDPELTRARLALFAGVAQVIRNGLALVGVEAPEKM, from the coding sequence ATGAATGTCTTTCAACGCATGAAGGAAACGCTGAAAGAGGAGATTCGCCAAGCAGTGATCGGTGCGGGTATCGCGCAGGCCGAACAGATTCCTGAAGTGATGCTGGAAGTGCCGCGCGACCGTTCACATGGGGATTTGGCAACCAACATCGCCATGCAATTGGCGCGGGTGGCCAAGAAAAACCCACGCGAGATCGCAGCGCAAATCGTCAACCACATCAACCGGGAAAAAGCGCATATTCGCGACATCCAAGTGGCCGGACCCGGTTTCATCAACTTTTTCATCAATCGCTCCTATTTGGCTCAGGTGCTTGTCGAAATTGACGAGGCCAAGGAAGCCTACGGCCGTACCGACGCGGGGCAGGGACAACGCGTCAATGTGGAGTTTGTTAGCGCCAATCCGACGGGGAGCCTGCACCTGGGACATGCGCGGGGGGCTGCGGTCGGCGATTCCCTGTGCAATATCCTGGATGCTGCCGGGTATGAGGTGACGCGAGAATACTACATCAACGATGCCGGCAACCAGATCCGCATGTTGGCATTGTCTTTGGAAGCCCGTTACCTGCAGGCTTTGGGGCATGAAGCGGAGATCCCCGAAGATGGATACCGGGGACAAGACATTATCGACATCGCCAAGGAATTGGTGGAGCGGGACGGGGAACGGTACGTCTCAATGGAGCGCGAAGAACGGTTGGCGTTTTTCCGCGAATACGGGTTGAAACGGCTGTTGGACCGCATCCGGGAGGATTTGGAGCGTTTCCGCGTCCGAATGGATGTCTGGTTCAGCGAAACCTCCCTGTACGAATCCGGAGCAGTGGAGGAAACCCTGGCCGAATTGAAAGAGAAAGGATATACCTATGAAAAAGACGGCGCCTTGTGGCTGAAATCGACCGCATTTGGCGACGACAAGGACCGTGTGCTGATCAAACAGGACGGCTCCTATACTTACTTGACGCCGGACATCGCCTATCACCGCAACAAATACGCGCGAGCCGACAAAGTGATCAACATCTGGGGGGCGGATCACCACGGCTATATCCCGCGGATGAAAGCGGCGATGGCAGCGCTTGGGCTCGATCCGGATAAGTTGACCGTCGTGGTCACCCAGATGGTGAAGCTGTACCAAGGCGGCGAGTTGGTCAAGATGTCCAAGCGAACCGGGAAAGCCGTCACCATGGCCGAACTGATGGATGAAGTCGGTGTAGACGCGGCGCGGTACTTCTTCGGCATGCGAAGCCCCGACACGCATATGGACTTCGACATGGATCTGGCCGTTTCCCAGTCGACGGACAACCCGGTCTACTACGTGCAGTATGCGCACGCCCGAATCAACAGCGTGTTCCGCCAGGCCAAGGAACGGGGCATCCCGTTGGAACTGGACCGCGATTCCCTGAAACGATTGCAGGATGACCGGGAGTTCGACCTGCTGCAAAAGCTGGCCGACTTCCCGTCAGAAATCGTGACGGCGGCCGAGCAGCTGGCGCCCAACCGCGTGGTACGCTACCTGTACGAATTGGCCACCCAGTTCCACAGCTACTACAACGCTGAGCGCGTCATCGGCGACGACCCGGAGCTGACGCGGGCACGGCTGGCGCTGTTTGCCGGCGTGGCTCAGGTGATTCGCAACGGGTTGGCCTTGGTGGGTGTGGAAGCACCGGAAAAAATGTAA
- a CDS encoding transglycosylase domain-containing protein: MLLRVFRWFGLLLITGSALLLFTILYLKSKPLPPPEIPMTTKIVDENGRVIDQLDDGEHRDPIRLSHIPRSLVAATLAAEDQSFYHHWGFSLKGIARAAWINLKEHRLAQGASTITQQLARNLYLTQDRTWSRKLKEAALTAQLELHYSKNEILEMYLNKIYYGHGAYGIQRAAKIYFGKPVEQLTLAESAMLAGIPRGPAYYSPFEHPERAKRRQRAILDTMEKRGFVQRAEAEEAKREPIVLAGNPPSENAASAPYFRDYIVKTAITQLGLDEELVRHGGLTITTTLNLKMQKAAEQAVKQFVGNKKGLQAALISIEPKTGYIRAMVGGKSYRESQYNRVFAKRQPGSSFKPILYLAALQNGYTPLTRIESRPTTFTYQGKTYAPQNFGGSYANRPITLREAIARSDNIYAVTTHFRIGLDQLVQTAHRLGVRTPLRPVPSLALGTYAVSPFEMGQVYATLANGGMRNPPTGILKIVDANGQVLYQHQPRSSQAVPAAPTFVLTHLLESVFDSGGTAHRVKQMLSRPMAGKTGSTDWDGWLSGYTPELATTVWVGYDRQRPLPHRDGRLSQYIWGTYMHDVLKNRPLVLFRPPDGVKGVYIDPETGGLATDNCPHRVFEYFVAGTEPKEPCPVHPSTSSEEQSPSILDRILQWFQ; encoded by the coding sequence ATGCTGTTACGCGTCTTTCGCTGGTTCGGCCTGCTTCTCATAACAGGATCGGCACTTTTGCTGTTTACCATACTGTACCTCAAATCCAAACCGCTCCCGCCACCGGAAATTCCGATGACGACCAAAATCGTCGACGAAAACGGCCGGGTGATCGATCAGCTGGATGACGGGGAACATCGGGATCCCATACGGTTGTCCCACATCCCGCGCTCTTTGGTGGCGGCCACACTGGCGGCGGAGGATCAATCGTTTTACCATCATTGGGGTTTCTCACTCAAAGGGATCGCCCGTGCCGCCTGGATCAATCTGAAGGAACACCGGCTGGCACAGGGGGCCAGCACCATCACACAACAGCTGGCCCGCAATCTGTATCTGACCCAGGACCGGACATGGTCGCGCAAACTGAAGGAGGCCGCCTTGACCGCCCAGTTGGAACTGCATTATTCCAAAAATGAGATTCTGGAGATGTATCTCAACAAAATTTATTATGGCCATGGTGCTTACGGCATCCAGCGAGCGGCGAAAATTTATTTCGGCAAACCGGTGGAGCAATTGACGTTGGCGGAAAGTGCAATGTTGGCGGGGATTCCCCGCGGCCCAGCCTATTACTCCCCGTTTGAACATCCCGAACGCGCCAAACGGCGACAACGGGCAATTCTAGACACCATGGAAAAAAGAGGATTTGTTCAGCGGGCGGAGGCGGAAGAAGCCAAACGGGAACCGATCGTCCTGGCTGGCAACCCCCCTTCTGAAAATGCCGCATCGGCTCCATATTTCCGCGATTATATAGTCAAAACGGCCATCACACAGTTGGGGTTGGACGAAGAACTGGTGCGTCACGGCGGACTGACCATCACCACGACGCTCAATCTGAAGATGCAAAAAGCGGCAGAGCAAGCAGTTAAACAATTTGTGGGCAACAAAAAAGGTCTTCAAGCGGCTTTGATCTCCATCGAGCCGAAAACGGGGTACATCCGTGCGATGGTCGGGGGAAAAAGCTACCGTGAATCCCAGTACAACCGCGTGTTTGCCAAACGGCAACCCGGTTCGTCGTTCAAGCCAATCCTGTATCTGGCGGCACTTCAAAACGGATACACGCCGCTGACGCGAATCGAGAGCCGTCCGACCACTTTCACCTACCAGGGAAAAACGTATGCACCGCAAAATTTTGGCGGTTCCTATGCCAACCGGCCCATCACATTGCGGGAAGCGATTGCCCGCTCAGACAACATCTATGCGGTCACCACCCATTTCCGCATCGGTCTGGATCAATTGGTGCAAACCGCTCACCGCCTGGGTGTGCGCACTCCGCTCAGACCCGTTCCTTCCCTTGCGTTGGGTACCTACGCCGTTTCCCCGTTTGAGATGGGACAGGTGTACGCCACGCTGGCCAACGGCGGCATGCGCAACCCGCCTACCGGCATCCTGAAGATTGTGGATGCCAACGGTCAGGTGTTATATCAGCATCAACCCCGGTCGTCGCAAGCGGTTCCGGCGGCACCAACCTTTGTGCTGACGCATCTATTGGAGAGCGTGTTCGATTCCGGTGGTACTGCCCACCGCGTGAAACAAATGTTGTCCCGCCCGATGGCCGGTAAAACGGGCAGCACCGATTGGGACGGATGGCTATCCGGTTACACCCCCGAGTTGGCCACCACGGTATGGGTGGGATATGACCGGCAACGTCCGTTACCCCACCGCGATGGACGCCTGTCTCAATACATCTGGGGCACCTATATGCACGATGTACTGAAAAACCGGCCACTCGTCCTGTTCCGCCCACCGGACGGCGTCAAAGGCGTCTACATCGACCCGGAAACAGGCGGATTAGCGACGGATAACTGTCCGCATCGTGTATTTGAGTATTTTGTGGCCGGGACGGAACCGAAAGAACCTTGTCCTGTCCATCCTTCGACATCGTCGGAAGAACAGTCCCCATCCATTTTGGATCGGATTTTGCAGTGGTTTCAATAA